The DNA sequence CGTCGTCGGCGATGCCGCACAAGCGCAACCCGGTCCTGGCCACGATGATCCGCACGGCCGCCCTCCAGGTGCCCGCGCTCGCGACCGTCCTCACCCAGCAGCTCCTCGCGGAGGACGAGCGCTCGGGAGGCACCTGGCATGCGGAGTGGCTGCCGTTGCGCGAGTGCCTGCGGCTGGCGGGCGGCGCGGCGCACACGGCGGTCGAGCTCGCGGAGGGTCTGGAGGTCCGCCCGGAGCGGATGGCCGCCAACCTGGCGTTGACGGGCGGCCAGATGGTCTCGGAGCGGGTCTCCGCCGTCCTCGCCCCCCGGCTGGGGAAGGCGGCGGCGAAGCGGCTGCTGACCGAACTCACCGGGGAGGCGGCCCGTACGGGCCGCCCCCTGGCCGAGGTGCTCGCCGCCGACCCCCGGCTCGCCGGCGTCCTCACGGCGGAGGAGTGCGCCGAACTGTGCGATCCGGCGCGGTACACGGGGAGCGCGGGGGAGCTGGTGGACCGGGCGCTGGGCCGGATCCCCTAAGGGACCGGGCTACTGGCCGCCGATGCCGGGGACGGCCGCCTGCGGCGACGAGTGCCAGTTGGTGACCTCCGGCCGGTCGAACAGCGTGCTGCCGACCTTGAGGCCGACCGGGTCACCGGCGGAGTCCCGGCTCACCGTGACGGTGATGTCGGCCAGTTCCTTGCCGGAGTGGTCGTTGGTGCTCTTGGGGTTCAGCCCGGCGTACGCGGTGGTGCCGCCGCTCAGCTTGATCTGCTTGCCGACGGCCTGCTCGGCCGGCTGCGCCTCGGTGCCGTCGGAGCCGATCGCCACCACCGGGTACACGCCGGGGAGCCAACAGGTGATGCCCGGCTTGGCCCGCACGGATATCTCGATATAGCCGCCGGCCTGGGACTTGGAGGCGGCGGCCCAGGCCAGGTCGTTGGTGCCGCAGACCTGCCCGTAGCCCTTCTTGTCACCGCTCCCGTCCGCGCCGTCCTTGCCGCCGGGGGCGGGCGCCTTGCCACTGTGGGCCGGCCTCCCGGCTCCCTTCTCCGCCGACGTGCCGTGCGACCCCGAGCCCTTGCCACCGCCGGGGGCGGGCGCCGGGGCGGCCTGGCTCGGCGACGCCTGCCCGGCGGGGTGTGCCGCGCCGGTGGACGAGGACGGGGCGGCCGGAGCGGAAGCCTCGTTCCCGGAATCACCCTTGTCGCAGGCGCTCAGCGACAGCACGCCGGCCAGCGCCGTGGCGGCCAGGGTGGCCGAGCGGATGAGGTTCTTGCGCATGGGTGGTCCCCCGTAGTGGTCTCACTGGTCTTACCGGATAGGTCGGGAACAGCGCGGAGAAGGGCGCCGCCGTCGACGGGAAGAAGCTTCGCGGGGCCTGGGCCGAACCCGCAACGAGTCGTATGAAAGAGGGGACATTGAACTGGTCGCATGCCATGTGACCTGCGGAAACGCCGTTCCCCTGGAACGGCTGCCTGGAACGCGGAGCCGGGCCCGGAGCCACCCGGGGCACGGGCCCGGCCGGTCGGCCGACCCTGAGACGGGGTGGCGAAGGAGTCAGGGAAGAACCGGGGGTTTCCCCCATACCGACCGGTCGTGGGACGGCCATAACCTCGTCACACAAGCCAGGCCACGCCGCCATCCCCGATCCCTGAGAAACGGTGAAGTCCCATGCGTTCCCGCCTCCGTCCGATCGCCGCCGCCCTTCTGACAGCCGCGGCCGCCGTCGGCGCGCTGAGCGCGTGCGACCTGGGCCCGATGAAGAAGTCCGAGGACGACGCCACGGTGTCCCGGAAGATCAGCGCGATCCGCGTCGACGGCGACTCAGGCGCCATCACCCTCCACGGCAAGCCCGGCACCACGGGCGCCGAGCTCCACCGGACCGTCCACTACCGCGACGACCTCCCGGACGGCCCCACCCACCGCGTCGAGAACGGCGTCCTCGTCCTCGGCGGCTGCGGCGAGGACTGCTCGGTCGACTACGAGGTGACCGTCCCCGCCGGGATCCCCGTCAGCGGCGGGACGTCCAGCGGCTCCCTCGACCTGGAGGGCGTGGGCGCGACGCACGTGAAGTCGTCGTCGGGCGCCATCGAACTGACCGACGTCGCGGGCCCGGTCGACGTCGAGTCCACCAGCGGCGCGGTGAAGGCGCACGACCTCAAGTCCGGTCCCATCAAGGCGAAGGCCACCAGCGGCGCCCTCGACCTCACCCTCGCGTCCCCTCAGGACGTCGATGCCGAGACTTCCAGCGGCTCCCTCACCATCACCGCCCCCGCCGGCCCCTACCGCGTCACCGCCGACACCGACAGCGGCTCCAAGAACATATCCGTCCCCCAGTCCCCCTCGGCCCCCCACCACCTGAACCTGACGACGTCCAGCGGCGCTTTGAAGGTCAGGAACGGCTGAAACCCCGGCCGGTCCCTGTCCGCCGCCAGCCGGCGGGCCATCCCGACGAGGCGGCGGCGACCGGGATGTCCGTGTTGCGCCTCGCCGCCGCACCGCGTTTCGGCCAGGCGCTCCGTGAACCGCGGCGTTCCGTCGGCCTGCTGCGCCCGTACGGCCGGCGGCCCGCCGTGCGCGACCTGCGCCTCGCCCTCGCCGGTCTGCCGGTCTAGCGGGTGAGGAAGGCGGTGACGCGTTCGATGACTTCGGCCTGCCACGCCTGTGACCGCGGGTGCAGATACGCGGGATCGTCGTGCACGGCGAAGCCGTGTTGTGCTCCGTCGAGTTCCAGCAGCTCCGCCGGGCCGCCGAAAAATCCCAGATGGTGGCGGGAGGACTCGACGGGGACGAAGGTGTCGTTCGTCCCGTGGACCAGAAGGGCGGGGGCCTGGACGTCCCGGAGGAAGCTCGCGGGGTCGAGGTGGTGGACCTCGTTCAGGAGGGCCCGGCCGAGGGCGAACGGGCTGTGTTCGGTGAAGCCCCGGCCGTCGAGGGCCTCGGCCGCTTCCGGCGTGAGGTAGTCGTCGGTGACGTACGGCCGGCTGGTCGCGTACCGGTCGTGGTAGTCCAGGCGCGGGTTGAGCAGGACCAGGCGGTGGACGTCCCGGGGCCGGTGGGCGGAGTGGAGCGCCGCCGCGCCACCCGAGAACGACGCGGCGACGACGTCCACCGCGCGGCCCGGCCCGTGCCCCGCTCGTAGATGATCGCAGGCCGCGCGGATGTCGTTGGCGACACCGGCGATGGTCACGTCCTCCGCCCGGCCGGCGCTCGCTCCGTGGCCGCGGAGGTCGAAGCGGAGACAACGGAAGCCGGCGGCGGCCAGGCCGGAGGCGAGGCGGGTGAAGAAGCCGCCCTCCTCGCGGGTCACCCCGGCTCCGTGGACCAGGACCACCAGACCGCGATCCGGTCCGTCCGGTGCGGTCAGCGTTCCGGCGAGGGTGGTGCCGTCCAGGGACCGGAAGGTCGTCTCCGACTCGGGCATGAGCCGATCGTAGTGACGGCGTGTCGGTGGCGCAGGCGTTCGCGGACGTTGGCGGCCCGGGTACGGCGAAGGGCCGCCTCCCGTGTGGGGTGGCGGCCCTTCGCCGTTGCCGTGGGTGCGTCACATGACGCGGACCGCGCCGGTGGGCGGGGAGTAGCTCATGTCGCGCTCGACGATGCCCGTGCTGGGGTTCTGGGCGCCGATGAACTTGCCGCCGCCGATGTAGACGCCGACGTGGTAGGCGCTGCCCGCGGCGCCCCAGTAGACGATGTCGCCCGGCTGCAGGTTGGAGAGGGAGACCTGGGTGCCGGCGGTCGACTGGTCCTGGGAGACGCGGGGGAGGCTGATGCCGATCTGCTGGTAGGCGGCCATGACCAGGCCGGAGCAGTCGTAGGAGGACGGGCCGGTGGAGCCCATCACGTAGGCCTTGCCGACCTGCGCCCGGAGGAAGGAGATGAGGGTGGCGGCGTTGCCCGTCGCGCCCGTGCTCTTCGTGGACGTCGTCGAGGTGCTCGTGCCGGAGCCGGAGCCCTGGGCGCCGCTGCCGGTGCCCTCGTCGTCGCTGTCGGCGGAGGCGGTGGCCTTGGTGCCGAGGGCGGTGCGCTGGGCGTCGCGGGAGGCGCGGGCCTGCTCGGCCTCGCGCTTCTCCTTGGCCTCGGCGGCCTTGCGCTCGGCCTCGGCCTTGCGGTCGGCCTCCTGCTTGGCCTTCTTGGCGGCGACGCGGGCGTGGTCGACCGCCTTGTCCACCTGCGCACGGACCTGGTAGTCGTTCGCGGTCTGCTGCGTGGCCG is a window from the Streptomyces mobaraensis genome containing:
- a CDS encoding DUF4232 domain-containing protein; translated protein: MRKNLIRSATLAATALAGVLSLSACDKGDSGNEASAPAAPSSSTGAAHPAGQASPSQAAPAPAPGGGKGSGSHGTSAEKGAGRPAHSGKAPAPGGKDGADGSGDKKGYGQVCGTNDLAWAAASKSQAGGYIEISVRAKPGITCWLPGVYPVVAIGSDGTEAQPAEQAVGKQIKLSGGTTAYAGLNPKSTNDHSGKELADITVTVSRDSAGDPVGLKVGSTLFDRPEVTNWHSSPQAAVPGIGGQ
- a CDS encoding DUF4097 family beta strand repeat-containing protein; translation: MRSRLRPIAAALLTAAAAVGALSACDLGPMKKSEDDATVSRKISAIRVDGDSGAITLHGKPGTTGAELHRTVHYRDDLPDGPTHRVENGVLVLGGCGEDCSVDYEVTVPAGIPVSGGTSSGSLDLEGVGATHVKSSSGAIELTDVAGPVDVESTSGAVKAHDLKSGPIKAKATSGALDLTLASPQDVDAETSSGSLTITAPAGPYRVTADTDSGSKNISVPQSPSAPHHLNLTTSSGALKVRNG
- a CDS encoding alpha/beta hydrolase, giving the protein MPESETTFRSLDGTTLAGTLTAPDGPDRGLVVLVHGAGVTREEGGFFTRLASGLAAAGFRCLRFDLRGHGASAGRAEDVTIAGVANDIRAACDHLRAGHGPGRAVDVVAASFSGGAAALHSAHRPRDVHRLVLLNPRLDYHDRYATSRPYVTDDYLTPEAAEALDGRGFTEHSPFALGRALLNEVHHLDPASFLRDVQAPALLVHGTNDTFVPVESSRHHLGFFGGPAELLELDGAQHGFAVHDDPAYLHPRSQAWQAEVIERVTAFLTR
- a CDS encoding C40 family peptidase, with the protein product MSPNAHITSHRKPRRPATQSWAIRSGVAGGVLSTLAVTGAAQATAAEKPAEATIEMPAINAALSASVAESAAATQQTANDYQVRAQVDKAVDHARVAAKKAKQEADRKAEAERKAAEAKEKREAEQARASRDAQRTALGTKATASADSDDEGTGSGAQGSGSGTSTSTTSTKSTGATGNAATLISFLRAQVGKAYVMGSTGPSSYDCSGLVMAAYQQIGISLPRVSQDQSTAGTQVSLSNLQPGDIVYWGAAGSAYHVGVYIGGGKFIGAQNPSTGIVERDMSYSPPTGAVRVM